The window CATCAGCATACAGGGTCACACGGGTCTCAATACCTCCCAGTTTAATACCTTTAATGTCTTGATGTCCTCTAATTCCAATCGCCAGGGGCTCCAGCACTATGTTAAATAGCAAGGGGGACAATGGGTCCCCTTGGCGAACACCACATTGCAAAGGGAACGGTTTGGATCTGTCCCCATTTGTGAGGAAGAAGGATTTTTGGatcattatataatattttgacGCATTCTATGAATGTATCCCCAAATCCAAACTTCCCGAGAGTCTCAATCAAATAGGGCCACTCTATCATGTCAAACGCCTTGTGCGCATCTAAAGATAGTATAGCAGGGTTATCATCTTTGTCATGAACAGCgtacaaaacattaaaaatttTGCGGACGTTACAAAAGGAGTACCTTTTGACTGGAACAAAACCTGTTTGGTCTGGGTGGATTATGCTTGCTATATGGTTGCCCAGCCTTTTTGCTAatacttttgttattattttcaaatcacaatttagCAGGGCAATGGGCCTGTAATTGCCAGGATCCGtttcatctttatctttttttaataggACACAAATGTTTGCTTCGTTCAAGGACGCTGGGAGCCTCTTCTTTTTCAAAGTATCGCAAATCATTCTCATTAATATAGGTGTGAGAGCATTTTGAAAAGCCTTGTAAAACTCTGGCCCAAACCCATCCGGTCCGGCCGCCTTTCCAGAAGGGAATGCTTTTATTGCCTCCTGTACCTCAGATGACAAGAAATCCAAGTCCAAATTTTCCCTGAAGGCGGCATCCAATTGTGGGAGTTGAAGCGGTTCGAAGAAACGATCTAAGTCTTCCTGTGTAGCTGTCGATTTGGACGTGTAAATATCTGAGTAAAACTCCTGAAATCGATTGTTGATATCCTTCAAGTCAGTAAGCATCAGGccagatttagatttaattttatAGATGGCTCGTTTCGCTTGTTCTCCCTTTAATTGTCTTGCCAATAACTTTTGTGGTTTGTCGCCAAACTCAAAGTGTCTCTGTTTAAGTTTGAGAAGTGTTTTACCAATCTGTTCCCCCAGAATGGAATTGTATTCATATTTCAATTTaagaatattattataatctgATTGGAGCAAAGAGCTTTTATAAACCTGTTCAGCAACCAGCAATTCTCCATCAATCTCCTCCAATCTATTTCTCCTAGCCCTTTTCAATGTAGCTTCATAAGAAATAATGTGGCCTCTAATATAAGCTTTAAGTGTTTCCCACAATGTTGAGTCACTCACCTCCCCGTTATACGCCAGGTATAGGCTTGTCTGGGGAGGGACATTCAGACTATGGtctgatattattatattgtgatatttgACATTGTCAGTATTGGAGATCAGTCTAGAGTCGACTAGAAAATAGTCGATCTGTGTATAGGACTTGTGTACAttagaataaaaagaataatcacGATCAGATGGATGTTTCAGTCGCCAAATATCCACCACCTTCTTTGACATCATCAAATTATTGAGAGTTTTAACAGCCACAATACTGgggggaggagctgaggatAGTCTGTCCAGATATGGGTCAAGATAACAATTAAAGTCACCTCCGATTCTGATACATTTTAACTGACATGTTAAAGTGACATGGCATGATATATGCCATTTTTTATGATTTAGTAAGGACAATAAGGTCAAAAGGAAGCTACGCAAGTCCACCACTAATTTCTACTTGAGGACAGAGctgcctcttctctcctgctgtACCTGTGGGAACCAAGGTTGTGCCAGGAGGCTGAATAGATAATAACAGAAGGAAGGTACAAAATATCTTTGCAAGAATGCACTGACATTCCTGGAGACAGAGTGCCCCCTTTAGGTAGGACAACGATCAAGAGAAACTCTCCAGGGTTAGGTGAGATGAGCCAATGTTTAGATACATTCATTTAACAAAGTAGCTCTGCATATAAACGAAAGGTACAAGTTCACCTATTAAGTTTTTAAAGCATATAATATGCCTTTTTCCATTGACAGCTCAGATTTAAGGATGGTAATACAACTGTTAACTAGTAAACATCTGTACAGCTAATCTGTCAGTCTCCCAGATGAATGTGgtgataatatataatttattgattaagaTATCATCCATCTCAAGAAGATCATTCAATCAAAATCCATTCTGGTGAGTACATGCATGATTTTAATTGCACAAGTATTGTACAGTCAAGAAACTGTTAAAGATACAGCATAATACAAGCTGATTAGTTCTGTTCTATTTCAGATAAATTATTTCAGATATTAACAAAGAGTGATTATGAGAGTttaagaagaagacaaaaaatCATTAACATTGTGTTATACTGTCCTTATTGCACATGGCAATGCTGAGAGACTTTCACTGATAAAGCACCGACGGTTGCTCCAacagctgctccagctgccATTCCAATTGCCAAACCAATTGGACCTCCTACGACTCCAAGCAGACCTCCAACGGCAACACCACAGACTGTTGCTACAATTATCACTCTAGCCGCAATAAATTCATTTGATCTTTCAGCTCGAGCTCTGGCTGCATACTCATATCTCATCTGcacccttctctcctccctttggTAGGCCCTTGAAGCCAATTTGGCTCTCAGTTCATCCAACTCTTTCTGCTTTTGCGCCTCCATTTCCTTTAGGAGTcgctctttctccttctctatGGCTTCCTCTGCTCTCATGAACATTTCATTGGTGTAGTATCTTCCACTGTTAGCCATTGTCATCTTGTCAATTTTATCCAGGAGTATATTGGTTTGTGCAGGGTCTTTGATTTCGTTGTTAAAGACGTGGTATTGACCGTAACAATTCTGGATGATGATTTGCAGGTCGGTACTCTCTGAAATATAGCCCTCTATGGTTTGCTTCCTCAGCTGGTCTCCATGAGTGAACAACACCATAGTGTATTTGGCAGCATCTTCACCAAAAGTGGTCTGAATCATCTTAATgcattctttctcctcctgggTAAATCTGCCAAGCTGAAGAACCATAAGGAAAGCATGAGGACCAGGAGCAGACAATGAAATGCACATCTTGATCCTCTTCAATACTTCCTCTTGGGTGAAATTAGTGTCAAATAGTCCCGGGGTGTCAATGACAGCAACCTTTCGATCACCAACATTTCCCTTGGCTTTCTGGCATTCAGCCGTCATAGAAGACGGAGACAGTTCAGACTCAAATGCTTCTCTGCCCAAGATGGTGTTTCCTGCTGCACTTTTCCCCACTCCAGTCTTCCCAACTAGAACGATCCTCCTCTCATATGAGTCTGTGGCACCTCGGAACCCTGTCGGACAGAAATACACCACATCATACAGGGCTGCATTGTTatcttaaaaataaagattttttatttaaagtgactacattttggaaaatgtgtgaTAAGAATCACCTCTCATGAgacaaaatgcattttataaaGGCTGTGATTTCAagcaaatcaaacaatgaaTCTATGCAGAGTTACATGCAGTGGTGTTGTGCGCCATATACATGCGTATACccacttttttaaatcagcatAGCATATACCTACTTTTAAATCTCCTGTGGTGTGCATCACATAGTGTCCTGCAAGCCTTTTTTTCCTAGGACAGTGAAAGCATCGCCCACCTCTGATTGGTTAGTACTCATTGCTTTGTTGGTTGGGTTTGTTGGTTTAGGTATGAGGAGTGGTGATTAGTTAGTTAGGATAAGAATTCAGAAATGTAACTAAATTTGGCCTCTAatgaaattcaaacatgaagCGAACTACCCAAACAAAAAATTCTAGCAGAAAGACCTTAACCTAATACCTCGGTGCTGCTACCCAGCAGTCCAAATAGTGATGGTGGTTCTGAGAGCATACACCTGTATGCGCACCGTCCCCACGTCCGCAAATCAACTGATCAAAGTGACAGTTTTCAAAAGAAACTATTGGCCCACAGACTACTAAATTGACTCAAAATGCATCATTATGTAGTTGCATTAACCGAAAGTCTATGGGCCAGTATTGGTGCAAATCTGCATCTGAAATTAAGTGAAAAAGTGCAAATACCatacatttttgggtgaactaaaCATGCAAGATAATTCTTAGATGTCACTGATTATAACACACAACATTTACCTCTTCCTGGACGGGCTGCTATAAAAAAGATTTATTAAGAGTTTACCCTCTTCTCCAGGCACTGCTACACCACTGGTTACATGtctaaatcaaaacaacaattaatAAATGTAAGGTTAATGAGCTAGCATTCTCCATCAGAACTGTTTGTTGGATGGTCAAATTTCTATGGGGGAAAAGCACTCCACCCACACCTTTGACACCATTGACTGGgcttccctccttcctttaaTATCCTCAGCTCTTGAACGATTGAAAGACGCTAAAATGTTTACTAAGCTATATTTACGCAAAGCTCACCATCTTGTAAGGATaagggagggagatgagtggCAGACAGTAATCGTGAGCCCCTCCCAGTCAAGGTGCCTGCTTCATGCATTGTGGGAGCAATCACATGGAACATTAAGAAGCGGGTCCCTCACGCTAATGTTGGGGTTCAGGTCCCACCTGGTTGCCCCTCTAAACGGTTGTTTGTCCCAGTACCTCTGCGCTCTCATGTCATCCACTGGGGCCACACCTCCCGGATCTCCTGTCACCCCGGCGTTCACAGAATCGCATTCATCATCAAACAGCACTTCTGGTGGCAGTCCATGGAGAGGGATGTGAAGGAGTACTTGTCAGCCTGCCAAGTGTGTGCCCAGAACAAATCGTCTTGTTTACCTATGTCTTGTCTCCTGTGTCCGCTTCCTGTGCCTCTGCCATCTCTCTGGACTTTGTGACTGGCTTAACCCCCTCTGAAGGTAACCCCACAGTTCTCACTGTGGTAGACAGATTTTCGAAGATGGTTCACTTCATTCCGTTACCTAAAGTGATGTTGTTTCACATGTTACGTCTTCATGAATTCCCTGGAGATGTGGTGTCTGACCGGGGGCCCAAATTCATTTCCATGTTCTGGAAGGAGTTCTGCACACTGCTGGGAGCATCGGTCAGCCTCTCCCCTGGTTACCACCCCCAATCCAACGGCCAAACTGAGTGCATAAACCAGCAATTTGAGACCTGACTCCGTTGCCTGGTGGCCCAGAATACCGCCTCCCAGAGCAAACTGGATAAAGTATGCGCACAACACGCTCCCCTGCTCATCTTCTGGTCTGTCCCCCTTCCAGTGTGCCTATGGGTACcagcctcctctgttttatgTCCCTAGAGACAGAGTCCAGTGTCCCTTCGACCCAAGCCCTTGTCCGGCACTGTTGCAGGATCTGGGACGGGGCCAGACAGATGTTTCTTCGTTCCTCTGCTCGCTAAAAAAAAGGATGGCTGACCATAAGAGAACCATAGCACCTACCTATTCACCTGGACAATGGGTCTGGCTGTCCACCCGTGATCTGCCCTTGAGAGTAGAATCTTGAAAACTGGCTCCTCGCTTCGTGGGTCCTTTCCCGGTCTCTAATGTGATCAACCCGGTTTCTGTTTGCCTTCAGTTGCCTCGTGCCATGAGAATCCATCCAATGTTCCATGTTTTCCGTGTCAAGCCAGCCAGAGAAAGCCCTCTGGACTGGTTAAACTGAAAGTAGAGATTGGCACTTGGCCTAGCCTATTTCTAGATTTCAGGGACATGTTTAAGTAAAATATGTGATTGAAATAGAAAATGACTCTCTGAAATAGcatctgaaaatgaataattagACTGTATTGCCCATTGATGTAGTTTTGGGGATGGCCAGTAGGACCATGTTCCTACCAATATCAAGGTTTTGCTGAAGAGCCCTTACCTTTATCCATCTGTCAGTGTTATCGTTAAGATCTATGTTGTATCTCTGGGGGCCAGATTTGTGTTAGTTATTATGATAAAGCAGGAAATACTGGGGCATGGAGGATACTTGACTGTGGTTGGCAACCCTCAACTTCAGTGAACTAGAATGGCATGAGAATGTTTGGCCtctgtcaaggcccaacagtgcccttatgaaaccacatttaaattcactagatccagatttctatttggatccacaccaaattgcacactctATCATTTCAATCACTGTCACATATGATTAGTCTACAAATGCTCTGCATGCAGAATGACAATGGGGAACAGCGTCTTTCGTACTTGTACTGTCCAACTAGGGCTGGGTAtcgccactgatttcccaaatcgATTTGACTACGTTTTACAAGGTCTCGATTCGATTGAATTTCTGATTCGATTCAATGTCAATTCAGGATATTTTATTGTgcaataccaattttgcttgtttatgaaataaattctcagagaactaaagctgtaaactgtgcaaggaaacctcttacttggtgcattattaaaaaatattatggtAGGCCTgtcacaataacacattttgatgGGAGATATGTTGTCCCAGAATTTATTGTGATAAATaatattgtcatcattttgaaacCATTTCATACCACTGATATAATGATAATGTTATAGCATAATAATAGTAACCCTTACAAAGAGCAATGAGTTTAGAATTTTAAAGAATATACAGTCcaacatttgaattagaattaagaatattaaaatatatttaataaataaaacataaataaagtttaccacacacaaccaaaacaataaataaaatggactctggTTCTGTtagaaaaaaattgtttctaaataaatacataacatTTGGCTCAGGTTAGGGTTGGGCTGACAGCATGCCACGCACAGACTAGCACCACCAAACTTTTTTACGGCTGCGCAGAAGCACACATACAGGTGATGAGATCCTGTAAGGACGCTGTGAACGGACAATactgcaattaaacacaacactgaacattgttttaaatggtACAGGtgtaattaatttaatatttttctttaaagttcaACAGCCCAAATTGCTTTAGTAAATGGCCAGACTCTGGCTTGGTTGTCCTTTGTGTAGTGTTGTTTTTGCAACAGCACGtgaaggcagcaccaaaaacaaaaagtttcaAATGAAATAGCATTGCCCACCCATGCCCACTTCTAGAtttggatttgaaaatgtgaagtGTTAATTTGTTAGGCAACAATGCCTCAAAGTGAATAAAGGTCCTGTATAGGACTAAATTGTAAATTGTAACAGCTGATCTGAATTGATCTCAATGTTCTGTAATCAATCCAAACATAACACTTTGAAATTAAGTTAGCCACTGCTTGACCAACTGATTTTTCTTGGGACATCATTTTCTCTGatgtcacagacacagtgtTACATTACCTGCAGGATTTTATACAATATTTTCTTGAAATATTTTCTTGAAACTCTATCACATCAACATTTCtatttccaaaaatgtaaaatagctgtatacattttttttgtacatgtccATTAGAGTTCATACCAAGGCACAACAGTCctctgatctgcaccaaaattgtatacgttctttcctgacccatactgcatcctccCACTAACTTtgatggaaatccattcagttgtttttgaaTAATCTTTAAgcggacaggggtgaaaacatagcCTTCTTGGTGGCATTAATTATAGATAAATTGCAGCAAGCACCTATTAAGGCAAACTTTCTGCAGAGTaatgttctttttgtttgtaaactgtcaatgagaaaaaagagagatacAGAACAAGAACACATCATTGtctgtatctttatttttattttttactctgtTTGTGAATTACAGATTGTTGTAGTAAAGTACttgttacttgtattgaaaagttACAAAtagagttattattattattatcattattatggtCAACAAAAATGTCTCTaccaaagataaaaaaaacttggaaCTTACAGAATAACAGCCTTTAAATATTAAGGTAAATATCTTACCTTGATATTTAACCCCGCTCatgatgaaaagtgaaaaagatcCTGTCGTCTTGTGTCTTgcaatgtatgtttttttttcaggctgaccctttgtttcctgtcatttgtTTATCTCTCCTGCCTCGAAATGGGCGTTATCTTTCTCTCTACAAGAATGGAATTTCTGAGCACAAGGAAGTACAGCAGTTTAAATCTACAAAATAACAAAGCACATACAAAGTCATGTTTAAATACTGAAATTGAATGTGACTGTTTCATGTATGGAGAGCATCTCATGACACATGTGAACCATCACAAAGAACACATTTCTTGTTTGAAATGAAGTATATGTATCAGGCTTtgagagaaaagtgaaacaaagtaCTTTAAATAAACCCTTCCTTCTCCTGGTATGCAAAAAAACCAGCTATACCACAACCATTCCAGTGCCTAACAACAACTGGAGTTTAGAACAGTCAGGCTGGAGCTCATGACGCTGTCATTTACCCAACTTCTCACCATTCAAGTCTATATAGTTGGTAGACGAGAAGCATTAGTGCACTATAGCTTAGTACAGTCAACACATACGCATGGAACTTCAGTGCAGCATATTTGTCTGCCACATAAAGCAAACAGGATATGAAGTGCCATTATAGCTATTAAAGAAGAGATTATATCTTATGATAGTGACTTTATGACAAGTCTAAAATTGTTGGCTTTGTTAACAGGAACTGATGATGACAACTACAAATCTACTTTAAAGgagaaatatatatttcagtatTTCCCTTTCCTAAGTGGGTTGTATGGgttttttatatatgtaaaaGTGTGCATGGTTAAAATTCCATGtcagtctgcagcagagagagctcAAAGAAAACATTGCTCATTAAGATGCTGAAATGCCTAATCATCGCTTTCGCCAATGCACACCTTGGTATGGTCACATGATATCACGACAGCAATCATTAGCATAATGCATGCCTAGCAGCTAGTCTGGCTCGCCCAAAACTATGACGGGGGAAGCGATACCGGAAGCCGGTGATTCAATTTAACTTTGTTTAACTTTATCAGAGATTGtctttgaaagaaaacaaatcactgaGAGGATAGGACAGCAGCATGTCTAAATGACGGAAATTGTCTGGCTGTGAATATAAAAAGAGGCGACTGTTGAAGGAGCATGCATCCCAAAAACAGAGGGGTTAGAATATATTGATCCGGGAGTGTTGGCAAGGAGGACGCTGAACCATCGAGTCTAGAGAGCCTAGCTCAACAAGCGTGTCTGTTAAAACACGCTTGTTGAGCCACAGCAGTCGTGGCTGTAGTTGCTGCAGTAAGCAAGGCAGTTTTACGACAGGCTGCTGTAa of the Hippoglossus stenolepis isolate QCI-W04-F060 chromosome 10, HSTE1.2, whole genome shotgun sequence genome contains:
- the LOC118116618 gene encoding GTPase IMAP family member 9, with translation MSGVKYQGFRGATDSYERRIVLVGKTGVGKSAAGNTILGREAFESELSPSSMTAECQKAKGNVGDRKVAVIDTPGLFDTNFTQEEVLKRIKMCISLSAPGPHAFLMVLQLGRFTQEEKECIKMIQTTFGEDAAKYTMVLFTHGDQLRKQTIEGYISESTDLQIIIQNCYGQYHVFNNEIKDPAQTNILLDKIDKMTMANSGRYYTNEMFMRAEEAIEKEKERLLKEMEAQKQKELDELRAKLASRAYQREERRVQMRYEYAARARAERSNEFIAARVIIVATVCGVAVGGLLGVVGGPIGLAIGMAAGAAVGATVGALSVKVSQHCHVQ